One Natrinema marinum genomic window carries:
- a CDS encoding NAD(P)-binding oxidoreductase produces the protein MASQHTSERVLLAGASGATGQELLSVLRPTDLTVRATTRSYANVDTLERHGADEVLVADFFESADAVAAVEDCDIVYCALGTPPSYRHVTGGKLVDRTGVVNLVTAALSEGVSHFVFESAIGVGNSKAGMPFPARLVVRGSLSAKRDAETALRRAGIEYTIVRPGRLTNEPPSGEVVVGEGGDSVTGSISRADVARVMAAAPFTPDARNRTFEVVSRDGLSGTPTNLVEVDWVDDRLAAARERRHL, from the coding sequence ATGGCTAGTCAACACACATCCGAGCGCGTCCTTTTGGCCGGTGCCAGCGGCGCGACCGGACAGGAACTCCTCTCCGTCCTGCGACCGACCGATCTCACCGTTCGCGCGACGACCCGATCGTACGCGAACGTCGACACGCTCGAGCGCCACGGCGCGGACGAAGTGCTGGTGGCCGACTTCTTCGAATCGGCCGACGCCGTCGCGGCGGTCGAGGACTGTGATATCGTCTACTGTGCCCTCGGCACGCCGCCGAGTTACCGACACGTGACCGGCGGGAAGCTGGTCGATCGGACCGGCGTCGTCAACCTCGTGACCGCCGCGCTGTCCGAGGGGGTCTCTCACTTCGTCTTCGAGAGCGCGATCGGCGTCGGGAACTCGAAGGCGGGGATGCCGTTCCCGGCTCGACTCGTGGTCCGTGGCTCGCTGTCGGCCAAGCGCGACGCCGAGACGGCGCTTCGCCGGGCGGGGATCGAGTACACGATCGTTCGACCGGGCAGACTCACGAACGAACCGCCGAGCGGTGAGGTGGTCGTCGGCGAGGGCGGCGATTCCGTCACGGGATCGATCTCGCGGGCCGATGTCGCTCGGGTGATGGCCGCCGCCCCGTTCACGCCCGACGCGCGCAATCGAACGTTCGAGGTCGTCAGCCGCGACGGGCTCTCCGGGACCCCGACGAACCTCGTCGAGGTCGACTGGGTGGACGACCGGCTCGCGGCCGCCCGGGAACGTCGTCACCTCTGA
- a CDS encoding methylmalonyl-CoA mutase family protein — translation MYDEDELEEIREAGERWEAETLEPTLERHGERQDRFATVSNHEVDRLYTPADVSETDYLEDLGFPGEEPYTRGPYPTMYRGRTWTMRQFAGFGTAEETNERFHYLIEEGQTGLSVAFDMPSLMGLDSDDPMSEGEIGKEGVAVDTLRDMEILFDGIDLAEISTSFTINPSAPVIYAMYVALADRRGVPRDQLRGTLQNDMFKEFIAQKEWVIPPEPSLDLVTDVLAFSTDETPKFHPISVSGYHIREAGSTAVQELAFTLADGFGYVEDAVDRGLAVDESAPRLSFFFNCHNSFFEEIAKFRAARRIYARVMDDWYDAEADESKRLKFHTQTAGQSLTAQQPLNNVARVTIQALAGVLGGTQSLHTNSFDEALALPGEKAVRVALRTQQIIAEESGAADIVDPMGGSFAVEALTDQIEERAMRYIEEIREMGDGSVRDGILRGIEEGYFLREIQEASYEYQERVERGEEVVVGVNEYTLAEDTSPDILRIDETTAERQLERLESVKAEREEATVEAALEALDDACERDENTMPYIVDAVKAYATMGEIMGVFEERYGAYSEEIGLA, via the coding sequence ATGTACGACGAGGACGAGCTCGAGGAGATCCGCGAGGCGGGCGAGCGGTGGGAGGCGGAGACGCTCGAGCCGACTCTCGAGCGCCACGGCGAACGGCAAGACCGGTTCGCGACGGTGTCGAACCACGAGGTCGATCGCCTCTACACGCCGGCGGATGTCTCCGAGACGGACTACCTCGAGGACCTCGGCTTTCCGGGCGAAGAGCCCTACACCCGCGGTCCGTACCCGACGATGTACCGCGGGCGGACGTGGACGATGCGTCAGTTCGCGGGCTTTGGCACCGCCGAGGAGACCAACGAGCGCTTCCACTACCTGATCGAGGAGGGCCAGACCGGCCTCTCGGTGGCCTTCGACATGCCGTCGCTGATGGGGCTGGACTCGGACGACCCGATGAGTGAGGGCGAGATCGGCAAGGAAGGCGTCGCGGTCGACACCCTCCGGGACATGGAGATCCTCTTCGACGGGATCGATCTGGCGGAGATATCTACGTCCTTTACCATCAATCCCTCCGCGCCGGTGATCTACGCGATGTACGTCGCGCTGGCCGACCGGCGGGGCGTTCCCCGCGACCAGCTTCGGGGCACCCTCCAGAACGACATGTTCAAGGAGTTTATCGCCCAGAAGGAGTGGGTCATCCCGCCCGAGCCCTCGCTGGATCTGGTCACCGACGTCCTCGCGTTCAGTACCGACGAGACTCCGAAGTTCCACCCCATCTCGGTCTCGGGCTACCACATCCGCGAGGCCGGTTCGACGGCGGTCCAGGAACTGGCTTTCACCCTCGCGGACGGCTTCGGCTACGTCGAGGACGCCGTCGACCGCGGGCTCGCGGTCGACGAGTCCGCGCCGCGGCTCTCCTTTTTCTTCAACTGCCACAACTCTTTCTTCGAAGAGATCGCGAAATTCCGCGCGGCCCGACGGATCTACGCGCGCGTCATGGACGACTGGTACGACGCCGAAGCCGACGAGTCAAAGCGCCTCAAGTTCCACACGCAGACGGCGGGGCAGTCGCTGACGGCCCAGCAGCCGCTGAACAACGTCGCTCGAGTGACGATCCAGGCGCTGGCCGGCGTCCTCGGGGGCACCCAGTCGCTGCACACCAACAGCTTCGACGAGGCGCTGGCCCTGCCCGGCGAAAAGGCCGTCCGCGTCGCCCTGCGCACCCAGCAGATCATCGCCGAGGAGTCCGGCGCGGCCGACATTGTCGACCCGATGGGCGGCTCCTTCGCTGTCGAGGCGCTCACCGACCAGATCGAGGAGCGGGCGATGCGCTACATCGAGGAGATCCGCGAGATGGGCGACGGCTCCGTCCGCGACGGCATCCTCCGCGGGATCGAGGAGGGCTACTTCCTCCGGGAGATTCAGGAGGCCTCCTACGAGTATCAAGAGCGCGTCGAGCGCGGCGAGGAGGTCGTCGTCGGCGTCAACGAGTACACCCTAGCGGAGGACACCAGCCCCGACATCCTCCGGATCGACGAGACCACGGCCGAGCGCCAGCTCGAGCGCCTCGAGTCGGTGAAAGCAGAGCGTGAGGAGGCGACCGTAGAGGCGGCGCTCGAGGCGCTCGACGACGCCTGTGAGCGCGACGAGAATACGATGCCGTACATCGTCGACGCGGTGAAGGCCTACGCGACGATGGGCGAGATCATGGGCGTCTTCGAGGAGCGGTACGGGGCCTACAGCGAGGAGATCGGGCTGGCCTGA
- a CDS encoding NADH-quinone oxidoreductase subunit N yields the protein MAVVQLPEWAALAPALILAGTALVLFLLDSIDPRSTNRPLLAGTAVLGSLASLVVAVWFTAAGVGATGIENYGVIDIMDGQFVVDRLALYFMIIIATVTALVAVASYDYLRDHTYQAEYYSLVILAATGMSMMAASNSLVTIFIALELTSLPSYALVAILKDNRGSVEAGLKYFLIGALSSAIFVYGVSLVYGATGSLQLEAVATGLTNAGEMGGLLGLGILMLIGGIAFKTASVPFHFWAPEAYEGAPAPISAFLSSASKAAGFVLAFRVFTTAFPLEATTAVIGVEWTWAFVILALVTMTVGNFAAATQENVKRMLAYSSIGHAGYVLIGLAGITADGGEFVMGAAMMHLLVYGFMNTGAFLFVGLAEYWGVGPRFEDYNGLAERAPFACAAMAVFMFSLAGVPPFGGFWSKYLLYTATLEAAADNTILLVLAGALVVNSALSLYYYSRLVKALWIEEPIVDRDRLAQPTALYAAVIAAAVMTVVILPAFGPIENAAIEAAAAVVA from the coding sequence ATGGCGGTCGTGCAACTCCCCGAGTGGGCGGCGCTCGCACCGGCGCTGATTCTCGCCGGGACGGCGCTCGTCCTGTTCCTGCTAGATAGCATCGATCCGCGCTCGACGAACCGGCCACTGCTGGCCGGCACCGCCGTCCTCGGCTCGCTGGCCTCGCTGGTCGTCGCCGTCTGGTTTACCGCAGCCGGCGTCGGCGCGACCGGCATCGAGAACTACGGCGTCATCGATATCATGGACGGCCAGTTCGTCGTCGATCGGCTGGCGCTGTACTTCATGATCATCATCGCGACCGTCACCGCGCTCGTCGCGGTCGCGAGCTACGACTATCTGCGGGATCACACCTACCAGGCGGAGTACTACTCGCTGGTGATCCTCGCCGCCACCGGCATGTCGATGATGGCGGCCTCGAACAGTCTCGTGACGATCTTCATCGCCCTCGAGCTGACGAGCCTGCCGTCGTACGCGCTGGTCGCAATCTTGAAGGACAACCGCGGCAGCGTCGAGGCGGGATTGAAGTACTTCCTGATCGGCGCGCTGTCGTCGGCGATCTTCGTCTACGGCGTCTCGCTGGTCTACGGCGCGACCGGCTCCCTGCAGCTCGAGGCCGTCGCGACCGGTCTCACCAACGCCGGCGAGATGGGCGGCCTGCTCGGGCTTGGCATCCTGATGCTGATCGGCGGCATCGCGTTCAAGACCGCCAGCGTCCCCTTCCACTTCTGGGCGCCGGAGGCGTACGAGGGTGCGCCCGCGCCGATCTCCGCGTTCCTCTCGTCGGCCTCGAAGGCCGCCGGTTTCGTGCTCGCCTTCCGCGTGTTCACGACGGCGTTCCCGCTCGAGGCGACGACCGCGGTCATCGGCGTCGAGTGGACCTGGGCGTTCGTCATCCTCGCGCTCGTCACGATGACGGTCGGCAACTTCGCGGCCGCGACCCAGGAGAACGTCAAGCGGATGCTCGCGTACTCCTCGATCGGCCACGCCGGCTACGTGCTGATCGGGCTAGCGGGGATCACGGCCGACGGTGGCGAATTCGTCATGGGCGCGGCCATGATGCACCTGCTCGTCTACGGCTTCATGAACACCGGCGCGTTCCTGTTCGTCGGCCTCGCGGAGTACTGGGGCGTCGGCCCCCGCTTCGAGGACTACAACGGCCTCGCCGAGCGGGCACCCTTCGCCTGCGCCGCGATGGCCGTCTTCATGTTCAGCCTCGCGGGCGTCCCGCCCTTCGGCGGCTTCTGGAGCAAGTACCTGCTGTATACCGCGACGCTCGAGGCGGCCGCGGACAACACGATCTTGCTCGTGCTCGCCGGCGCGCTCGTCGTCAACAGCGCGCTGTCGCTGTACTACTACTCGCGGCTGGTCAAGGCGCTCTGGATCGAGGAGCCGATCGTCGACCGGGACCGGCTCGCCCAGCCGACCGCGCTCTACGCCGCGGTCATCGCCGCGGCCGTGATGACGGTCGTCATCCTGCCCGCGTTCGGTCCGATCGAAAACGCCGCGATCGAGGCGGCCGCCGCGGTCGTCGCCTGA
- a CDS encoding complex I subunit 4 family protein, which translates to MMIEILLAVTLVGALVTFVAPNRIAGKLAFAISLVPAALSLWLFAAFDGSGNALLDGELAFESQASWLEVGDYTVSWFVGLDGISMPLVVLTTILCTLAIVSSWTPIDERESQFYGLILFIEAMLIGVFSALDFFLWFVFWEAVLIPMYLLIGIWGGPRRKYAAIKFFVYTNVASLVMFGSFIALVYGLDVSSFALPEIATAMLEGGPDGLFGLGGSALASIVFVGLFLGFAVKVPVVPFHTWLPDAHVEAPTPASVLLAGVLLKMGTYALLRFNFTMFPEQVEAYAVPIAAVAVISVIYGAMLALAQTDLKRIVAYSSVSSMGYVILGLVAYTQFGVGGATFQMVSHGLISGLMFMAVGVIYNATHTRMVTDMSGLADRMPIAVGILIAGAFGYMGLPLMSGFAAEYFIFFGAFGSDLLAYSPLFTALAMFGIVIVAGYLLFALQRTVFGPYRLETDYEVGRAPVHDVASMVVLLGLIIALGVAPDLIFDMITDAVDPIIGGEL; encoded by the coding sequence ATGATGATCGAGATACTGCTCGCGGTGACACTGGTGGGCGCGCTGGTCACGTTCGTCGCGCCGAATCGTATTGCTGGAAAACTGGCCTTCGCGATCAGCCTCGTCCCGGCGGCGCTGTCGCTGTGGCTGTTCGCCGCCTTCGATGGCAGCGGGAACGCCCTGCTCGACGGCGAACTCGCCTTCGAGTCGCAAGCGTCGTGGCTCGAGGTCGGCGACTACACGGTCTCGTGGTTCGTCGGGCTCGACGGGATCAGCATGCCGCTGGTCGTCTTGACGACGATCCTCTGTACGCTCGCGATCGTCAGTTCGTGGACGCCGATCGACGAGCGTGAATCGCAGTTCTACGGCCTGATCCTGTTCATCGAGGCGATGCTGATCGGCGTCTTCTCCGCGCTGGATTTCTTCCTCTGGTTCGTCTTCTGGGAGGCGGTCCTGATCCCGATGTACCTGTTGATCGGGATCTGGGGCGGCCCACGCCGGAAGTACGCCGCGATCAAGTTCTTCGTCTACACGAACGTGGCGTCGCTGGTGATGTTCGGTTCGTTCATCGCGCTGGTCTACGGGCTCGACGTCTCGTCGTTCGCGCTACCTGAGATCGCGACGGCGATGCTCGAGGGGGGTCCCGACGGCCTCTTCGGCCTCGGCGGGTCGGCGCTGGCCTCGATCGTCTTCGTTGGCCTGTTCCTCGGCTTCGCGGTGAAGGTGCCCGTCGTCCCCTTCCACACGTGGTTGCCGGACGCTCACGTCGAGGCGCCGACACCGGCATCCGTGTTGCTGGCCGGGGTCCTGCTGAAGATGGGGACCTACGCCCTGCTGCGGTTCAACTTCACGATGTTCCCCGAGCAGGTCGAGGCCTACGCGGTGCCGATCGCGGCAGTCGCGGTGATCAGCGTCATCTACGGCGCGATGTTGGCGCTCGCTCAGACCGATCTGAAACGGATCGTCGCCTACTCCTCCGTGTCGTCGATGGGCTACGTCATCCTCGGACTGGTCGCGTACACCCAGTTCGGCGTCGGCGGCGCGACGTTCCAGATGGTCTCCCACGGCCTCATCTCGGGGCTGATGTTCATGGCCGTCGGCGTCATCTACAACGCCACTCACACCCGGATGGTCACCGACATGTCCGGGCTGGCCGATCGGATGCCGATCGCGGTCGGGATCCTGATCGCCGGCGCGTTCGGCTACATGGGGCTGCCGCTAATGAGCGGCTTTGCCGCCGAGTACTTCATCTTCTTCGGCGCCTTTGGCTCTGATCTGCTGGCGTACTCGCCGCTGTTCACCGCGCTCGCGATGTTCGGCATCGTCATCGTCGCGGGCTATCTGCTGTTCGCGCTCCAGCGGACGGTGTTCGGGCCGTATCGACTCGAGACCGACTACGAAGTGGGCCGTGCGCCCGTCCACGACGTGGCCTCGATGGTCGTCCTGCTGGGTCTGATCATCGCGCTGGGCGTGGCCCCTGACCTGATCTTCGACATGATAACCGACGCAGTCGACCCGATCATCGGAGGTGAGCTCTGA
- a CDS encoding DUF7520 family protein, translated as MSDDRRLTGRGVVASLGLALVAATAAFGAILGATLPTHMDVTEITLLAITVPVSPLTLAIYGAVAMGAGLVAAGLVVHAVSRRVDRHDEGAA; from the coding sequence GTGTCTGACGATCGTCGGCTCACCGGTCGGGGGGTCGTCGCGAGCCTGGGCCTCGCGCTGGTCGCCGCGACGGCCGCCTTCGGCGCGATCCTCGGCGCGACACTTCCGACCCACATGGACGTGACGGAGATCACGCTCCTCGCGATCACCGTTCCCGTCTCTCCACTTACGTTGGCCATCTACGGGGCCGTTGCCATGGGGGCCGGGCTAGTGGCGGCCGGACTCGTCGTCCACGCCGTCTCGCGGCGCGTCGACCGACACGACGAGGGCGCCGCGTAG
- a CDS encoding DHH family phosphoesterase, whose protein sequence is MVFWLVLGCGTICRQVTERLSGRDGGRVLAITDDESVVETLRDESVPARSADPADPESIANVDTPDVIFVAGDRTDVNRAALEAARDRFPDASIVAYLGGNATAADREAFDALADRIIDPSLAIADRVLADAASPSAEAAIELRELLSGIDGRLAVVAHDNPDPDAIASAVALVDIAAAVGVDADACYFGDISHQENRAMVNLLDLNLRNLDPDDSLEEYAAFALVDHSRPGVNDQLPEDLRPDIVIDHHPPRGPVPGEFVDLRQGAGATSTVLTEYVDRFDLAFDAATATALLYGIRVDTNDFTREVSPTDFRAASLLHPHVDASVLRQIEQPSLEGDTLETIARAIKNRDQRDSVAVASVGRIGDRDALPQAADQLLAMEGVETTLVFGFDGEMVYLSARSRAADIDLGETLRDAFDRIGSAGGHADMAGAQLEIGILGSADDEEEIESIVSVVEEVITNRFYEALETRPGVPVGAYTQTSEWLFTQRGEGEDAESA, encoded by the coding sequence ATGGTTTTCTGGCTCGTGCTCGGCTGCGGGACCATCTGTCGGCAGGTCACCGAGCGGCTCTCCGGGCGCGACGGTGGGCGCGTGCTCGCCATCACCGACGACGAGAGCGTCGTCGAGACACTGCGCGACGAGAGCGTTCCGGCCCGGAGCGCCGATCCGGCCGACCCGGAGTCTATCGCGAACGTCGACACTCCTGACGTGATCTTCGTCGCCGGGGACCGCACCGACGTCAACCGGGCCGCGCTCGAGGCCGCCAGAGACCGGTTTCCCGACGCGTCGATCGTGGCCTATCTCGGTGGCAACGCGACTGCCGCGGATCGTGAGGCGTTCGACGCGCTCGCGGACCGCATCATCGATCCGTCGCTGGCCATCGCCGACCGGGTGCTCGCGGACGCGGCGAGCCCGTCGGCCGAAGCCGCCATCGAACTCCGCGAGTTGCTCTCGGGGATCGACGGCCGGCTGGCGGTCGTGGCCCACGACAACCCTGACCCTGACGCCATCGCCAGCGCGGTGGCGCTGGTCGATATCGCGGCCGCCGTCGGCGTCGACGCCGACGCCTGCTACTTCGGCGACATCTCCCATCAGGAGAACCGAGCGATGGTCAACCTGCTCGATCTGAATCTGCGAAATCTGGATCCCGACGACTCGCTCGAGGAGTACGCGGCGTTCGCGCTCGTCGACCACTCGCGGCCCGGCGTCAACGACCAGTTGCCCGAGGACCTCCGCCCGGATATCGTCATCGACCACCACCCGCCTCGGGGGCCGGTCCCCGGCGAGTTCGTCGATCTGCGGCAGGGAGCGGGTGCGACCAGCACGGTCTTGACCGAGTACGTCGACCGGTTCGACCTCGCGTTCGACGCCGCGACGGCGACGGCGCTGTTGTACGGGATCCGCGTCGATACGAACGACTTCACGCGGGAGGTCTCGCCCACCGACTTCCGGGCCGCCTCGCTGTTGCACCCTCACGTGGACGCGTCGGTCCTGCGCCAGATCGAACAGCCCTCGCTCGAGGGCGACACCTTGGAGACGATCGCGCGGGCGATCAAGAACCGCGACCAGCGCGACTCTGTCGCCGTCGCCAGCGTCGGCCGGATCGGCGACCGCGACGCGCTCCCGCAGGCGGCCGACCAGTTGCTCGCGATGGAGGGCGTCGAGACGACGCTCGTCTTCGGGTTCGACGGTGAGATGGTGTACCTGTCGGCCCGGTCGCGGGCGGCCGACATCGACTTAGGCGAGACGCTGCGGGACGCCTTCGACCGGATCGGCAGCGCCGGCGGCCACGCCGACATGGCCGGCGCGCAACTCGAGATCGGGATCTTGGGCAGCGCCGACGACGAGGAGGAGATCGAGTCGATCGTCAGCGTCGTCGAGGAGGTCATCACCAACCGGTTCTACGAGGCCCTCGAGACGCGGCCGGGAGTCCCGGTCGGCGCCTACACCCAGACCAGCGAGTGGCTGTTCACGCAACGCGGCGAGGGCGAGGACGCCGAATCGGCGTAG
- the nuoL gene encoding NADH-quinone oxidoreductase subunit L — MAATATGPFGFAPAIAVLPLVAFVVTLLFGKHLPKKGAIPGIIATGGSLLISLVMFASVAGGNAHHTTLYEWTAGAAASETGVETIAFSFGVLIDPLSALMLVIVSLVALLVHVFSLGYMNAEGETGLARYYAELGLFTFSMLAFVFADNLLMAFMFFELVGLCSYLLIGFWFRTESAPSAAKKAFLVTRFGDYFFLIGVVAIAATFGTVGFAGEGSFVTAAETAIDDGATLFGFDAQTWVTITGLLVLGGVLGKSAQFPFHTWLPDAMEGPTTVSALIHAATMVAAGVYLVARMFGYYALSPTALAIIAFVGGFTALFAATMGVVKDDIKQVLAYSTISQYGYMMLGLGVGGYVAGVFHLMNHAFFKALLFLGAGAVIVLMHHEQDMWEMGGLKDKAPITYYTFLAGALALAGIVPFSGFWSKDEVLYDALIVGLEQPVILAAYAMGLVAVFFTGFYTFRMVFLTFHGEPRSETAEDPHPVGWAIKVPLLALGVLAAVTGLVNMAPVAKLVAIDITFLEFWLDGEYGYVEGLTYHAYHETVAFEEGAIGSETTTLLVSAGLSLGLALAGAFAAHTLYNVPEPERHTRKLGGAYRVLKSNYYQDEYQVWLARGFTLPLARAADRFDQTVIDGVVNGTSTISLFGSNWMKRLQTGIVTNYAALLVAGFIGLLLILGALGGWFV; from the coding sequence ATGGCAGCAACAGCAACAGGACCGTTCGGATTCGCACCGGCGATCGCAGTGCTCCCGCTCGTGGCCTTCGTCGTCACGCTGCTGTTCGGGAAACACCTGCCGAAGAAGGGGGCGATCCCCGGCATCATCGCGACGGGGGGCTCGCTACTGATCTCGCTCGTCATGTTCGCGAGCGTCGCCGGCGGGAACGCACATCACACGACGCTGTACGAGTGGACGGCCGGCGCGGCCGCGAGCGAGACCGGCGTGGAGACGATCGCGTTCTCCTTCGGAGTGCTGATCGATCCGCTCTCGGCGCTCATGCTGGTGATCGTCTCGCTGGTCGCCTTGCTCGTCCACGTGTTCAGCCTCGGCTATATGAACGCCGAAGGCGAGACCGGGCTGGCGCGGTACTACGCCGAACTCGGCCTCTTTACGTTCAGCATGCTCGCCTTCGTCTTCGCGGACAACCTGCTGATGGCGTTCATGTTCTTCGAACTGGTGGGGCTGTGTTCGTATCTGCTGATCGGCTTCTGGTTCCGCACCGAGTCGGCCCCTTCGGCCGCGAAGAAGGCGTTCCTCGTCACCCGCTTCGGTGACTACTTCTTCCTGATCGGGGTCGTCGCCATCGCGGCGACGTTCGGCACGGTCGGCTTCGCCGGCGAGGGGTCGTTCGTCACCGCCGCGGAGACGGCGATCGACGACGGCGCGACGCTGTTCGGGTTCGACGCCCAGACCTGGGTGACGATCACCGGACTGCTCGTGCTCGGCGGGGTGCTGGGCAAGTCCGCACAGTTCCCCTTCCACACGTGGCTGCCCGACGCGATGGAGGGTCCGACCACCGTCTCCGCGCTCATCCACGCGGCGACGATGGTCGCGGCCGGCGTCTACCTCGTCGCACGGATGTTCGGCTACTACGCGCTGAGTCCGACCGCGTTGGCGATCATCGCCTTCGTCGGCGGCTTCACCGCCTTGTTCGCCGCGACGATGGGCGTCGTCAAAGACGACATCAAGCAGGTGCTGGCGTACTCGACGATCAGCCAGTACGGCTACATGATGCTCGGTCTGGGCGTCGGCGGCTACGTCGCCGGGGTCTTCCACCTCATGAACCACGCCTTCTTCAAGGCGCTGCTCTTCCTCGGTGCCGGTGCCGTCATCGTCCTCATGCACCACGAACAGGACATGTGGGAGATGGGCGGCCTCAAGGACAAGGCACCCATCACCTACTACACGTTCCTCGCCGGCGCGCTCGCGCTCGCGGGGATCGTTCCCTTCTCTGGCTTCTGGTCGAAAGACGAGGTGCTCTACGACGCGCTGATCGTCGGTCTAGAGCAGCCCGTAATCCTCGCGGCCTACGCGATGGGCCTCGTGGCGGTGTTTTTCACCGGCTTCTACACGTTCCGGATGGTCTTCCTGACCTTCCACGGCGAACCGCGGTCGGAGACCGCGGAGGACCCCCATCCGGTCGGCTGGGCCATCAAGGTCCCGCTGCTCGCGCTGGGCGTCCTCGCGGCCGTCACCGGCCTCGTGAACATGGCCCCAGTCGCGAAGCTCGTCGCGATCGACATCACGTTCCTCGAGTTCTGGCTCGACGGCGAGTACGGCTACGTCGAGGGGCTGACCTACCACGCCTACCACGAGACGGTCGCCTTCGAAGAAGGCGCGATCGGCTCCGAGACAACCACGCTGCTGGTGAGCGCCGGGCTCTCGCTCGGACTGGCGCTTGCCGGCGCGTTCGCGGCCCACACGCTGTACAACGTACCCGAGCCGGAACGTCACACCCGGAAACTCGGGGGCGCGTACCGCGTCCTCAAGAGCAACTACTACCAGGACGAGTACCAGGTCTGGCTCGCTCGCGGATTCACGCTGCCGCTGGCTCGAGCCGCAGACCGGTTCGACCAGACGGTCATCGACGGCGTCGTCAACGGCACGTCGACGATCAGTCTGTTCGGTAGTAACTGGATGAAACGGCTACAGACGGGTATCGTGACTAACTATGCGGCGCTGTTGGTCGCCGGGTTCATCGGCTTACTGCTGATCCTCGGCGCGCTTGGAGGGTGGTTCGTATGA
- the nuoK gene encoding NADH-quinone oxidoreductase subunit NuoK produces the protein MTVDVQYYVLLSMALFCIGLFGILTRRNALLFLMSVELMLNAANVNLIAFAFYHGNLTGQLFALFTMALAAAEVAVGLGIILVLYRNFRDIDVTVPATMRW, from the coding sequence ATGACCGTCGACGTACAGTACTACGTGCTGCTGTCGATGGCGCTGTTCTGTATCGGGCTGTTCGGCATTCTGACGCGTCGCAACGCACTGTTGTTCCTGATGTCCGTCGAACTGATGTTGAACGCGGCGAACGTCAACCTGATCGCGTTCGCGTTCTATCACGGCAACCTCACGGGCCAGCTGTTCGCGCTGTTCACGATGGCGCTCGCTGCCGCCGAGGTGGCCGTCGGACTCGGGATCATCCTGGTGCTGTACCGCAACTTCCGTGACATCGATGTCACGGTTCCGGCGACGATGAGGTGGTAA
- a CDS encoding NADH-quinone oxidoreductase subunit J, translated as MNYELIAFALFAGVTLASAVGVVLVQDPWHSALLLGVALLSVAVHYVMLAAEFVAMMQVLVYIGGVLVLITFAVMLTQRDDSETDTEVVQT; from the coding sequence ATGAACTACGAGCTGATCGCGTTCGCGCTGTTCGCCGGCGTCACGCTGGCCAGCGCGGTGGGTGTCGTCCTCGTGCAGGACCCGTGGCATTCGGCGCTCCTGCTGGGTGTGGCGCTGCTCAGCGTGGCGGTCCACTACGTGATGCTGGCGGCGGAGTTCGTCGCTATGATGCAGGTCCTCGTCTACATCGGCGGGGTCCTCGTCCTCATCACGTTCGCCGTCATGCTGACCCAGCGCGACGACTCCGAGACCGACACAGAGGTGGTACAGACATGA
- a CDS encoding CBS domain-containing protein — MEVVSDRTKPRVKEYMTRDVATVSPDETVGEVATRIAESEEHSGFPVCDRRRVEGFISARDLLLADDDDPIFKIMATDLLVAHPDMKVNDAARVILRSGIQKLPVVDDAGNLVGIISNADVIRSQIERATPEKVGKLMRTLEQIHEIDLTEELRTVALEDLTPTQGRVYADELEGRRYELERGLAEPLVVIDNDGTLLLADGHHRVLASDRLGIDEMDAYVIVVDHEIDLGMARTAEKEDLERIDDIDVVDYARHPLVRTTKRLQSDNEGEDDGEEADGVGADHGESEDGGE; from the coding sequence ATGGAGGTCGTGTCGGACCGGACGAAGCCTCGAGTCAAAGAGTACATGACCCGCGACGTGGCGACGGTATCGCCCGACGAGACCGTCGGCGAGGTCGCGACGCGGATCGCCGAGAGCGAGGAGCACAGCGGCTTTCCCGTCTGCGATCGCCGCCGCGTCGAGGGATTCATCAGCGCCCGCGACCTGCTGCTCGCCGACGACGACGATCCGATCTTCAAGATCATGGCGACCGATCTGCTGGTCGCCCACCCCGACATGAAAGTCAACGACGCCGCCCGGGTCATCCTCCGGTCGGGGATCCAGAAGCTCCCCGTCGTCGACGACGCGGGCAACCTCGTCGGGATCATCTCCAACGCCGACGTCATCCGGAGCCAGATCGAGCGCGCGACGCCGGAGAAGGTCGGCAAACTGATGCGCACCTTAGAACAGATCCACGAGATCGATCTGACCGAGGAACTGCGTACCGTCGCCCTCGAGGATCTCACGCCGACCCAGGGCCGAGTCTACGCCGACGAACTCGAGGGGCGGCGCTACGAACTCGAGCGCGGGCTGGCCGAGCCGCTGGTGGTCATCGACAACGACGGCACCCTGTTGCTGGCGGACGGCCACCACCGCGTGCTCGCGTCCGACCGGCTCGGGATCGACGAGATGGACGCCTACGTCATCGTCGTCGACCACGAGATCGATCTGGGGATGGCGCGGACGGCCGAGAAAGAAGACCTCGAGCGGATCGACGACATCGATGTCGTCGACTACGCGCGTCATCCGCTCGTCCGGACGACGAAGCGGCTCCAGTCCGACAACGAAGGTGAAGACGACGGCGAGGAGGCCGACGGCGTGGGTGCGGATCACGGAGAGAGCGAAGACGGCGGCGAATGA